A single region of the Vicia villosa cultivar HV-30 ecotype Madison, WI linkage group LG4, Vvil1.0, whole genome shotgun sequence genome encodes:
- the LOC131596963 gene encoding protein neprosin-like encodes MINILFLVMCLVTMSIGHKGNVIPSGLKEEDWELERELNILNKSPIKSIHTKSGYIVDCVDINKQPAFDHPLLKNHKLQRKPIFEKNTIKKRFQNSTIKPKFVLEKFRCPQETVPIRRTTKNDLIQGKLLFNAQNVTQNGEVNHFARVYLSVAGSPYYGVSGTSSVWNPKLYKGQSSAASLYVRRGGGNDLNKISLGWHVFPELYNDGQTYLYMFWASGKNGCFNMLCKGFVQVDRSYNFGARVSKTSTYGGEIMEVPLKISRDNIGNWWLKVADKNIGYFPAALFSSMSTQADEVGWGGYTVTPTGTTSPAMGSGHKPDNDFRHASYFKFVKYLEIIGTEFDPLPFMVESYNDSPNCYGVVNYEDKKKSFGYSLQFGGPGGKCST; translated from the exons ATGATCAACATATTGTTTTTGGTTATGTGTTTGGTGACAATGAGTATTGGGCACAAAGGTAATGTTATACCGAGTGGGTTGAAAGAAGAAGATTGGGAATTGGAGAGAGAACTAAACATCCTTAACAAGTCTCCTATAAAGAGTATACAT ACAAAATCAGGATACATAGTTGACTGTGTTGATATTAACAAACAACCCGCTTTTGACCATCCtttattaaaaaatcataaattacag AGAAAACCAATTTTTGAAAAGAATACTattaaaaaaagatttcaaaATTCAACAATCAAGCCTAAATTTGTACTTGAGAAATTTAGGTGTCCTCAAGAAACCGTTCCTATTCGGAGGACAACaaaaaatgatttaattcaaGGAAAATTATTATTCAATGCTCAGAATGTAACTCAAAATGGCGAGGTCAATCAT TTTGCTCGTGTATATCTTTCAGTGGCGGGTTCTCCTTACTATGGTGTTAGTGGAACTAGTAGTGTTTGGAATCCAAAACTTTACAAAGGCCAATCAAGTGCAGCTTCTTTATATGTTCGAAGAGGAGGAGGAAATGATCTTAATAAAATCTCGCTCGGATGGCAT GTGTTTCCAGAATTATATAATGACGGTCAAACATATTTATACATGTTTTGGGCG TCAGGTAAGAATGGTTGCTTTAATATGTTGTGCAAAGGTTTCGTCCAGGTTGATAGATCATATAACTTCGGTGCACGTGTATCTAAAACATCTACATATGGTGGAGAGATTATGGAAGTGCCGCTTAAAATTTCTCGG GATAATATAGGTAATTGGTGGTTAAAAGTGGCAGATAAGAATATTGGATATTTTCCTGCAGCTTTATTTTCATCCATGAGCACCCAAGCTGATGAAGTGGGATGGGGTGGATATACGGTAACTCCAACAGGCACTACTAGTCCTGCAATGGGTTCAGGACACAAACCAGATAATGACTTTCGTCATGCATCATATTTTAAGTTTGTAAAATATTTGGAAATAATTGGAACCGAATTTGATCCTTTGCCATTTATGGTAGAAAGTTACAATGATTCTCCTAATTGTTATGGAGTTGTGAACTATGAAGataaaaaaaagagttttggATATTCTCTTCAATTTGGAGGACCGGGTGGTAAATGCAGTACTTGA